In Meleagris gallopavo isolate NT-WF06-2002-E0010 breed Aviagen turkey brand Nicholas breeding stock unplaced genomic scaffold, Turkey_5.1 ChrUn_random_deg7180001360294, whole genome shotgun sequence, the genomic stretch Tgagccctctcccgtggtggtgaccctgcccggacccatcctcagctccttcccgcagaacaccgccgtcggatcctccacctccgctgctgttggcagcatcctcagctgtcagggcgtgcccatcacctcggggggctttgacctctcctgcatttccaaccgctactgtggcaga encodes the following:
- the LOC109365291 gene encoding feather keratin Cos1-1/Cos1-3/Cos2-1; protein product: MSCCDPCVPCQPCGPTPLASSCNEPCVRQCQNSTIVIEPSPVVVTLPGPILSSFPQNTAVGSSTSAAVGSILSCQGVPITSGGFDLSCISNRYCGRRCTPC